In Clupea harengus chromosome 4, Ch_v2.0.2, whole genome shotgun sequence, the genomic stretch CTTTTGTCCTTTTAACTCCCCTTTGGTCTTCACCATGTGGCCAGTATTACAACCCTCCGTGTAGAGCCCattgcctctctccctcacagatCTTTGACATTCAGCTGCACTGTGCCTGTCGCCTTCTACATTTGCCTTTTTCCTCCCctgttgttcatgtgttttacTCCCAAAGCTTAGAGTTACCATCTCCAGTCAAGGGCTGCCACTGTGTACAGGATGTAGACTCACACATTCCAAGAACAGAccaagaaagacagacaagacCCAAAAACACCCTGATATGAACAACATAGATATACACGTTGAGCGATTACTTTCTAACAGTACTGATGCTCATAAATATGTCAGAACTCCAACAGACATGTCGTTCAAAATGGACAAGCAAGATTTTTGGAAGTGCTCTCAGCAAGAGAGATGATAACATGgtactgtatttcattttattcttTCTTACTTATGCTTATCTACTGTCACAAGAATTAAGTGTTTTAAATTCCTTGAGGCACAAATAACTCTTGAAGGTTAATATCCCCAGTcttgggggtgggaggtggagaTAACTATGACTGCATGACAACCACCAGTGCAGTAGCACCCTTTAAGGCACCCTTACCTGTTCCCagttcagtttttcttttttcagcttAATCCTTGTTTCCCCTCCGACCTTCACCCTCCCACCCTCCATCTCACTTTCATGCGTcagatctcctcctctcttctctgctcctacTACAACTCACACGCTCCTTCACATTTGGTTCCTCACCATCTGTCCAACTTAACGTCATGAACAGAATGAGGGTGCAAAAGcgtttcttatttatttatttcctgccAAAATGGAGCCCTTTCCACAGGAGCACTTAGAACAAAGAGGTCATGACAAACGCACGTTAGACCTGCAGTTTTATTAACACTGGGTGGTGAGTTGTTTTTGACTGTAGAGACAGTTCTGTACAAGAGATAAGAGAATGAAGCAGAGCTCAGAAAGCATTAAGTAATTCGGACCGCATGTACTCATAAGTGCTCAGCGTAAGGCTGCACATATGAAGCAGATTATATGTGTTTTAGAAGAGAAGTTGCAGTGATGATTATGCATCATAGCAACAAGATTATAAAACTTCAGTGAAAACATCTTAACATAATAAAGTCAGTGTGTAGTCTGCTCACAGGGTGCAATACGTAATCGTCCATACCTAAAATATGAACTTTATTGCTGGATGTGCAGTAGTGGTGTTTAAGATCatactaaacacacacgtgtgtgtgtgtgtgtgtgtgtgtgtgtgtgtgtgtgtgtgtgtgtgtgtgtgtgtgtgtgtgtgtgcgtttcaaAGCCCTGGTGGCTCTGATGATGCACTGCCggctttcttcctcctctttgccAGAAGCGGATTGCACGAGTCTTCGATCGTTTTGATTTTGATCTGGTCGTAGTCTACTCTCATTGTTGCCAGGGCACTGGTCATTTCCTCCTAAAGATGGACGAAACAAAAAACACTCTGGGAGTCCATTCAGGTCACTGTCATACATGGGCTGATCACTTTTGAAGATGTACCATTGTGTTTGCTTTGTTACTAAGGCACTTACTTTCACGTCTTCCCAAACATCTTTTTCTTCATTCAGGACTCGACTTGTATGGAGAGGAGTCTGGGGAACTTCCATTGACTGCTAATAATTAAGAGGAGCCATATACATTAGCCATTAGCACTCAGAGTTTGACAACATGGTTGCCATGTTAGTAAGTCAATATCAGATTTGCCAGTGAAATCTCATACACTAATTATTTAGCCAGACAGGAATGTTCTAGACCTCAAAGAATGTTTTCTTCAAAATGTGTTTGATTTTATAACAACTGACAAAGGTATATTGAGCACATGTTAGTATtatcaaataaatacacattaaTTTACCTGACCAGAAGAGTCCTATCTCATTGACAATTTTACTAGACTTACCAGATATTTCCCTGCATCTTAAAATCCAATTTCTTTGGCAAGTCTAGTGTTGGTTTATATATACATGGCTGTTGTTCACCCaggtgtatgtatgcatgattGAGTTGTCAGTGTTCGTGGTGGCTCACGTTTATCCAGGGGTGGTTCATGAACTCTGTGATGGTCATCCTCTGAGTGGGTTCTGTCTTCAGCAGGAGCTTGATCAGCTGCTTTGCTGCAAAGCATGGgcgaaaaaagaaagaggaggagaattacaagaaggaagaaagaattTAAATTTGTACTGCGATTTTACGTGTTTTTTTGTTAGTAAACTGGATGTGCTTCCTGTCAACACTGGCACTTGACCTGGCTATTGTCATTATATTTGATGCCTTCACATCCTTATACTTGTGCTACAATCGGTTTACCTTCCTCTGACACATCAGACCACTCAGGGTTGGGGAACTCATACTGGCCATTGCGGATTCTCTTCTTCATGCCGGGGGACATGGCAAGACCGTGGTTCGAGTAGAAAGGAGGGTAGCCACACAGACTGGAGAGGAGGCGGGAGAGGCGGGTTcccagaaaaacagagaagtgGGATTGTGAGAAGAGCATCTGTAATTACACCACATACTCATAAACGATGCTTACTGGCGCCGTACTTACAGTATGTACATGATGACCCCCAGGGACCACATATCACAGGACTTATCATATTTCTCTGGACCAAGGACCTCAGGGGCTGGAATAGGTCAAATCATGAACATTAATAAACAACCAATTACAAGTCTGTGTGTAATAGTCACTAAAATCACACAGACTGGTCTGAAATGAGCTCTTTTGTTAGATTATTAGAAACATACCTCAGAAACTGTCTGTGCTGTTCAAGCTTGAACGGCTATTGTACTTACCAACGTAGTAAGGCGTATAACAGGGTGTTGCCAGGGAGTTGTGTGTAGTTGTCTCTTTGGCAAACCCAAAGTCTGTAAGTTTCAGCACAGCATCCGGTCGTTTTGATGTGTAAAGGAGATTCTCCGGCTACAAAAGACAGATTAAAGCAGAGTTTTAGGGTTTGTGTCACAGCCCTGCTTGGCTCCTTGTCTCCTCGGTTACCGTGGCTACAACATTTTGACGTGTACTTAGGTGGGGGCACTGTTCCTGTCATGGTTTTTTCGGATCTCAATGCGCTAACTTTCCTCCATTCTTTGAAGAGCCTGAGTCAGCACCTAATGTGCTGGGCTATGTTTTTGCAGACTAAGAACCTGCAAATTCGGCACATTCGCGACGTGGACAATGTCATGGCTGACGCCTTGTCCCGCACTCCGTGAGAGTCAGAGTGGATgaatgtcctgtcctgtcctgtttttttctctactTGTTCTGCTTAAATGCATCTTTCCAGGTACTGGGCCTTGCTGGAGATTGGGGTCTGAGGGAGGGTGGTTAGAGCTGCtggagggtagagagaggggtaggaTGTTCAGGCTCCTGACTATAGTGGTAGAGTCTGGGCTGAGTTGCTGAGCCATAGCCCCTTCAGCAAAGATAcgcattttatatatatatatttaatatttattcatttataattTGTATAAATTGTATATATGttgattgttttattatttaaggGCTGCATGTCATGTTTGTTACAGAGGCTGTCCTTGAGAGGCcttggtgttgggggggggacacagcagaacacagcagaacacagaacactcaTCAGTGCAAAGAACACTGAAACAATTGAAAGCTTGAAATAAAGTAATAGGGTAAAATACAAAACAGATCTTTGTGGGTTGTTGTTAAATACTGAAAGAGTAATGCTGTTCTTGGAGAATCCTTGATGAAACATCAAAGATGTTTCCTTGgctcaagttagcttgttcggAGTTAGTGATTCGGGAAGGCAAGGGGATAACATCAGATAACCCCCACATACAATTAAGTATGTGGGGGTTatctgatgtatgtatgtgtttgacgTCACTCTTTAAGTCTTCAATCATTAGAGTATGGACAAGTACGCAAACTTGCTTTCCGGACTCAGGCATGAGTTTGACAATCGATTCACGGTTTTTACTGAACTGGAAAAGGAGTTTGCGCTTTTTCGCTCTTCATTCACCATTGACTCTTCCGAGGTCCCAGAGGCGATCCAAATGGAACTGATAGAACTGCAGTGTTGCGCACCGTTGAAGGATAACTATACATCTTTTTCAATCGAATCATTCTATCAATCCTTGCCACCACAGTACCCAAGGATCACAGCTTTTGCAGGTAAAATACCTTGTATGTTTGGGACAACATATTTATGTGAGCAGGCCTTTTCCGTGATGAATATTAATAAATCGAAAATTGCGCAATCGCATGACACACGGACATCTGAATGATGTTATGAAACTAGCCACTGCCCAGAAACTGTCCCCCAATTTGGACAAGCTGGTGAAAGTTAAAAGGTGTCTGGCTTCGACAAGTAGCTGAAGTAGGCTGGTCTCCCCATTTATCATAATCCAGTGCGATATGGGTGGGAGGGATTAAAATGGGTTGGGGTTGACAGATGGCAAGGCTAGTGCCATATAGGCAAATggttgtgtgtaaatatgagtTGGGGTTGACTGGTGATGACTGGCAAAGTTAATGTGCCTCATCTGTTGTTGagcaaatgtaatgtttttagaTAGCTGATGATATGAATTGTTATATGAATTTGATGACATCAGTGTGCTTTGTTGATATGAATTTTTATATGAATTTGATGACATCAGTGTGCTTTGTTGATATGAATTGTTATATGAATTTGATGACATCAGTGTGCTTTGCTGATATGAATTGTTATATGAATTTATCTCATGTGAGTAGGGGGGTCATGATATGTTTGGGATATGTAATCCCAATTTTaaccaatacaaaataaatactaaaaaaataaataaaaaaatataataaaacagTTTACACTTGTGTTATTTAtaggaaatgtgttttgttggcACCTAGTCTATTTTGGTGCATTTCTAATTTATATATGTAGGTTACTTGCATGGATAGGAAAATGTTAAGTTTTTAGAGGGTAACTGTCTCCTGCTTTAGGCTACGTAATTGTAGGCCTCATTGTGAGGCAATTTTGGTGCCAATGCCAATTAAGTTACAGACACTCTCCTTTGGAAGTATACTGGTGTAGGCTCACCTTGACGTCCCTGTGTGCAATATTGATGGCGTGTAAGGACTGGATGGCTTCTCCAACACCCCTGCAGATGTTTGAGGCCTCTGTCagcgtgcgtgcgcacacacacacacacacacacacacacacacacacacacacacacacacacacacacacacacacacacacacacacacacacacacacacacacttattttccATCCAGTAAAAGAGTGATATTTTGTGCAAGAGCAGATGCACACTGTGCTGTGTCTACTTTACCTCTCTCTGTAAAGCGCTGGTCCCCTCTCTCCTGGATGTGACTGAACAGCTCACCCCCATCCATGCTGCGATTGAAATATTCAAACAAGAAATGCCATGTCACCGAATTTCAGAGGAACAAACACAAAGGTGTTTAGACACAAATGAATTCAAGCGCAGCAGTGATAATGCAGTCTGCAGAGCAGGGCTACTACAAACAGCTTTTAGAGGGTGCGGGTGGAGAAAAGTAGTGCTTATTTTTCTAATTAGAGTTTGATGACTCCCAAATCTGTACTGCCTGCAAGCCCATTTACTAAGGTAAAAACAGAATAAGAGGGTGCTTCACATGTTGCCTAAAGAGCTGGACCAGGCAATGGAAATGGATGGTCTTAATGCTGTTCACGGACAAACATTGACTACTTTTGTCTGAACCCTTTGACTGAATGGAAACTTTTTCCCTGCCTCTCAGCATTCACTGCGGTGACAAATGGTTCTAATCCAAAAGCAACCTATTAAAGTGTCTATAACGAAGCAGACGCAAGGCAGTTTATTACCACCACATGCGCTACATCTCCCTAGGCCGTATGAGGCAAGAGGCAAGAAAACACACCATTCCATGACCATGAGGAGACACCTCTTGCCCTGGTAGAGGTTTTCGTAGACGTCAGCGATGCCCACGATGTGAGGGCAACCGGAGGCTCGGCAGTGGAGCTCGACTTCCCGCCGGGCCTTCGGGCAGTCCTGCAACATCTGTAAGACACCGAGACAGTGAATGAACAAGTATGGCATGGCTCATTTGCTGTATTTTAATGGGAAAGATGGATAAAGTGGATGagtaagagagacagtgtgtacATGCGCGCTGATGTCTAATCAAGCCTTTCCATTACTGGGCCActagacaggaagagagaaagaggaaggatggggggtgggggagggcgaGCCCATTATCCATTCACATCTTACTATGGATCTGAGATCTAATAGAAAGCTCTTAGCTGCTCCACATAAATcagcctgatgtcatttctgtcCTGACAGACATAGGAGCTTAGCATACTTCCTGGCTGACCCCGCCTAATGCCAACCCGGCAGCTCCATATCCTAAGCACCTGCGCATCTGTCACGGACAATGCTGTGCAGCAAAGGATGAATGAGCTCAAACAGGCTAGTCTAAGTTAATGTGTTCAGAGAGGTTCGCATGAGTAACAAAGTGTGCAAATCTGTGTATAGATAACTGCGAGTAAGCAGGAATGTGTGTAAGCGTGCATGCCTGTATTTAAAGGCTAAAAGGTTTTAGTATACTATAATCACACCATGTCTAGACCATATAGCACTCACTTTTCACATGTTAATGAACTCAGACCGAGATGTTTGGGAGGCATtatcaccccacccccccataaacacacatatgcacacaatcacagaatGTATATAAGCACTGCATAGGCACTAGGTTATATAAAAGAATGTGGAGCAATGATATTTCCCTTGGAATGAACTGCTGTGCAGATAGACCCTTGAACAACGGGTGGCTTGAAATGCCTATTAAACAAGTGTCCTGGTTCGTTAAATTTTACAGTTTGGAGAAAATCGGGCCAAGGAGGAAATAACCACAGAGACCCACCGTAGACCATAACCAATCTACTCAGACTGTGTGTTGGAAaactgtttttcaaaacaatgcatttgaaaaaaaaggtgTGTTTGGAAGACAACATATGCTTTAGATTATTCAGCGACTCCTGACATTTACCCTATGGAATAGGCAACGAGGCATTCAGTCATATAACAGGAAAGCAGATAGAAGAAGCATGAGGGCAGGAAAATGTCCaagacatgttttaaataagaGACAATACGAGAATAGTCCAAAGTTCAAACATGGCCTAAATATTAGTAGGATAACTGCTTGGTCCTAGTTAAggctcattttgttcatgtTTAAACATCCCAAGCACATCCCCCCATTTGAACAGGCTTCTGAATCCCTCACAGAACTGggcctctcttcatctcctgcaCACAGCCAGCCCAGGATAATCCCCCAGCCTGCTCTGCTCGGCTCGCTCACCCCAGACTACATTTAGCAACAAACACATCCGTCCCTCCTCCGCTAAGAGGGTTAGCAGAGCCAGGCCATGGATGTGGGGACAGCACGAGATGTCTGGCGCTGGGGCCAAGGTACgcctcttttctttcccctaAAGCAGCAGATGTCTTTCACACAGGAAGTGGCTGTGGTTGACGCAGGCCTCGGTGTACATGCAGCTCTGGCAGCCCCACACTGCTCAGGTAGTGAAAGTAAATGGGTAAGAGGTTGCTTTTCTTTCATAGTCACAACTAAACATAAATGCACTCTTCCCTAACCCAAACCCAATTATATCTAATACTTATGTGTGCCATCTTTTCAATACACTACCACTTACAAAAGTCCTGAGTATAGAAACAAACCGTATTTCAGCTTGTCTACAATGTCTGTGCTGCTTGCAATGCTCACCGGAGAATAACTAGCACAGGTAAGGCTTTATGCAACTACTTGAACAGCCACCTTTCTCACGAAGGTTTCCATGACCTTAGAGAGACTATGGTCAGGTAACCTCGGCCAAGCAGATCAATTTTCAATTATCTCCTCACCATATAACAACTTCGTAGAATATAGCTCTCTCTTAAGGTGATCTCTGGaaagctcctgtgtgtgtttgcgtagtATGTAAGTGCATTTAAGTGCTTACATATGCAAGCAGGAAGACCTACAGTAATATGGCTATATTTCAGGTCCCTTCCCCCTTTGATGTGGAGGGATTTAGTGCTGTGCAGATGGATCTTTTCAACCAGATGAAAGATAAAATCACATCAAAGCAAAAGACATTGTTGGCCTTTACTCAGTAAGCCATTTCACATCAATATCCAGTTCTCAAAGGTCTGCCTGTGACCCCATGACCCCACTTTAAAAATTGAGTGCACTGTTTTTCTGGTGAGTATGGTTAAGATAAGAACAAGACCATCAAGAAGAAGCAGGATTTTTGGGGTATACCATCCCTAAAAGAAAAGTGAGGACTGCTGACAGAAGGCCACTGACAGTCAGTTAGTCAGTAGCTAAAAATATAAAACCAAATGCAGACTGTCTTTGGAAGCATAGACCTAAATCAAGTATGTTGCAGGATCATCAGTAACTTTACCACTACCCACTTCATGAAAACAACTTGGGCGGTTCCTGAGGTTTGACTCACAGAATATGACTGACAAGTTCTGCATACATTTTACGAAAAGAAAATCTGAAGCATCTTATTGCATGTACCCCCGCACAGACATTCATAGCATATTTTGTTGACAAACAAAGTAAAGCATTGTTCCTGTAAGATCCCGGCATGGGGTGTTCATTCATTTAGGGCTGTGGGCGAAGACCTGGATATACTTCAGAACACGCCTCCCCACGCCTGTAAACAGCGTGGGCCCATAAAAAAAACTTATAGCCAGTGGTGGTTAGAAAATAATGTATAAATTAAGATTACCTTTAATGCGCACTTTTCACCGTTGCTCTTTCGAAATATTTCCAGCACCTTGCCATTTATGCCCAGACCAAGCACTTGACCCGTAACTTTGTAGTCTTCAGTTATCGCGTTCTTCTTCACTTGGGCGGTCGGTTTTACCTGGGTATTCTGCTGGTTTAGCgcgtgctgctgctgttgctgaggATACGGAAACCCAGTCTCGTTCTGATTTTGTGTGTCGGATAACATGATGACTGAATATAATTAATTTCTACCTTTGAATTTTGAGTATTTTCCAACGGAAACAGCAGACACTGCCGTGGCAGCGGATGTGTTTCGGATTTTCTTGCTATCCAATTAGTAAGGAGTCAAACCGACTGATCTAAAGGCAGCATGTCACAGCGTATTATTACACGAATGTGTAAAGGCTACATTCACAGATGAACTTTTGAATGCGTCCCAATTTCACGCTCAAATATGTCATTGCTGCTCCGGATGTCTATCGGCCAAAAGGAAAACGAATTTTCTTGCCGTTGGTGACAGTTTTCCTGGTACCACTATAGATCAGTGGTAGCCACCCAGGCTTCCTGTTCTACATTTTAACTTAGCTTCTGTCTAAACTGATGGAGGTTACCAACAAACGATCTTAAACAAGCCTGATTAAGCGATCGATGACAGCCAGTCAGAGCTGTTGTTTCCTGCCTGTGACCTCACGTCTCATGTCGGGTATCGACAGTGGTGCTGTCCTTAAAGGCATAGTCCAGCAACGTCCTGCGACGTCTCAAAGCAAGTGACTCAAGACTCTTTTCAGTGCATCTTGCATTTAGGGGATaagttaaaaacattttatcTGGATCAGATTCTGGAGTTTTTAACAATCAACTATAAGAGTGCAAAGGTTATCCAGCTGCTACAGAGTACCAACATCACGTCTTTATTAATCCCTATGGTATTCAGTGATTAAGCAATAGTTGCAAAAAGTATTGAAGCAGTAGTTGCAAAAAGTTGAACTCAATTGAACTTTTTTGTCATTTAAACAGCTGCAATTTTTGGGATGAGAAGAACAGACAGTAAGTGGAAGACACAAGGGGTAATAGAAGAATGTGTGTCCTTCCCTCACACCCATGTTAAATTGACACCTCTTATCCTCTAcctaatcattataaaaaagcTTATTTTACTGCAATGTCTACAAATAGTCCTCTTACAGGTGTATGCTAGTAGTCTTGCATTGTGACTACACCATCACCGTCACCATCATGGGGCCCTTCTCCCAGAATGTGCAGACAGTTCAGGGAATCCATATCTCAAGGGCTG encodes the following:
- the LOC105906811 gene encoding MAP kinase-activated protein kinase 2-like isoform X2, whose protein sequence is MLSDTQNQNETGFPYPQQQQQHALNQQNTQVKPTAQVKKNAITEDYKVTGQVLGLGINGKVLEIFRKSNGEKCALKMLQDCPKARREVELHCRASGCPHIVGIADVYENLYQGKRCLLMVMECMDGGELFSHIQERGDQRFTEREASNICRGVGEAIQSLHAINIAHRDVKPENLLYTSKRPDAVLKLTDFGFAKETTTHNSLATPCYTPYYVAPEVLGPEKYDKSCDMWSLGVIMYILLCGYPPFYSNHGLAMSPGMKKRIRNGQYEFPNPEWSDVSEEAKQLIKLLLKTEPTQRMTITEFMNHPWINSMEVPQTPLHTSRVLNEEKDVWEDVKEEMTSALATMRVDYDQIKIKTIEDSCNPLLAKRRKKAGSASSEPPGL
- the LOC105906811 gene encoding MAP kinase-activated protein kinase 2-like isoform X1 yields the protein MLSDTQNQNETGFPYPQQQQQHALNQQNTQVKPTAQVKKNAITEDYKVTGQVLGLGINGKVLEIFRKSNGEKCALKMLQDCPKARREVELHCRASGCPHIVGIADVYENLYQGKRCLLMVMECMDGGELFSHIQERGDQRFTEREASNICRGVGEAIQSLHAINIAHRDVKPENLLYTSKRPDAVLKLTDFGFAKETTTHNSLATPCYTPYYVAPEVLGPEKYDKSCDMWSLGVIMYILLCGYPPFYSNHGLAMSPGMKKRIRNGQYEFPNPEWSDVSEEAKQLIKLLLKTEPTQRMTITEFMNHPWINQSMEVPQTPLHTSRVLNEEKDVWEDVKEEMTSALATMRVDYDQIKIKTIEDSCNPLLAKRRKKAGSASSEPPGL